The proteins below come from a single Burkholderia sp. PAMC 26561 genomic window:
- a CDS encoding DUF1479 domain-containing protein, with amino-acid sequence MALKIDDLPAAIRQAKQELRARLPNYRDVFAEVDEAIRAEAARLAAQRGRGENVIPEIQFSDIAEQRVSAAQIDLVKTRGACVIRNVFDRSKVEQWDRDIAEYVERNDLDTRLKTRAEDKYFGQLASSKPQIYGVYWSKPQVLARQAPSLTAARVFLNRLWCNESEGRVHFDPERVPAYADRMRRRPPGSESLGLSAHCDGGSVERWIEGNFRKVYRHVFDGNWRQYDPFDAAFRPDVEEIASPAVCSMFRTFQGWTALTPQGAGDGTLQLVPIANSMAYILLRALQDDVADDDLCGAMPGRALSIKPEFHAPLFDALSSIPHMQAGDTVFWHSDVIHAVEDAHRGAGYSNVMYIASAPSCAKNDEYLKRQLSSFIEGKSPPDFPADNFEVDFAGRATAEDLTPLGKAQLGFGL; translated from the coding sequence ATGGCGCTGAAAATCGACGACCTTCCCGCAGCCATCCGGCAGGCCAAGCAGGAACTTCGTGCGCGCCTGCCGAACTACCGAGATGTCTTCGCGGAGGTGGACGAAGCTATTCGCGCCGAAGCCGCCAGGCTCGCCGCACAACGCGGTCGCGGCGAAAACGTAATCCCCGAAATCCAGTTCTCGGACATCGCGGAGCAGCGCGTGAGTGCCGCGCAGATCGACCTTGTAAAGACGCGCGGTGCTTGTGTAATCCGCAACGTCTTCGACCGCTCGAAGGTCGAGCAATGGGACCGTGACATTGCAGAGTACGTGGAGCGCAACGACCTGGATACACGACTGAAGACCCGTGCAGAAGACAAGTATTTTGGGCAGCTTGCATCGAGCAAGCCGCAGATCTATGGCGTGTACTGGTCGAAGCCGCAGGTACTTGCGCGGCAGGCGCCGTCGCTGACTGCGGCGCGCGTGTTCTTGAACCGACTGTGGTGCAACGAAAGTGAAGGCCGGGTCCACTTCGATCCGGAGCGCGTGCCGGCTTATGCGGACCGGATGCGCCGGCGGCCACCCGGCTCCGAGTCATTGGGCTTGTCGGCGCATTGCGATGGCGGCTCGGTCGAGCGCTGGATCGAGGGCAATTTCCGCAAGGTCTATCGGCATGTATTCGATGGGAACTGGCGTCAATACGACCCGTTCGACGCCGCGTTCCGGCCGGACGTGGAGGAGATTGCATCGCCTGCAGTATGTTCGATGTTTCGCACGTTTCAGGGGTGGACTGCGCTCACGCCACAAGGAGCTGGCGATGGCACGCTGCAACTCGTGCCCATTGCGAATTCAATGGCATACATCCTGTTGCGCGCCCTTCAGGACGATGTGGCCGACGACGACCTGTGCGGCGCCATGCCCGGCCGCGCACTTTCCATCAAGCCGGAATTTCATGCGCCGCTGTTCGACGCCCTCTCGTCAATCCCACACATGCAGGCGGGCGACACCGTGTTCTGGCACAGCGACGTGATTCACGCGGTGGAAGATGCACACCGCGGTGCGGGCTACAGCAATGTGATGTACATCGCGTCGGCACCCTCATGCGCCAAAAACGACGAATACCTCAAGCGGCAGTTATCCAGCTTCATTGAAGGCAAGAGCCCGCCCGACTTCCCGGCCGACAATTTCGAAGTCGATTTTGCCGGACGAGCGACAGCCGAGGACTTGACGCCGCTTGGCAAAGCGCAACTCGGCTTTGGTCTGTAA
- a CDS encoding urea ABC transporter substrate-binding protein codes for MTMESGSRRKALKFGAAAAVGALVGPYVTRNASAAEPIKLGSLLDGTGALGLEGRRMIQATEFAVGQINDKGGLLGRPVKLIAYDTQSSIQLYTQYAQQLVLQDKVDVIQGGITSASREAIRPIFDRSKTLYFYNTQYEGGVCDRNVFCTGTTPAQTVDHIVEYAMKNWGKKVYIIAADYNYGHITASWMTKFVKAAGGTVVNTDFFPLDVTNFSSTISRIQEAKPDMVLSALVGANHVGFYRQWAAAGMKSKIPVGATVFGLGDELTTMDAATTDGIITCFGFYNNLNTPNANAFVKGMQAKYGPSLTDLGELDTATYEGIMLWAEAVKKAGSVEQAKVVTALETGITIEGPSGTVKMDPATHHTIRNAYLARPKDKVWDILQTFPNQFPSDTGGACDLIKSPRTNKQFTPA; via the coding sequence ATGACTATGGAATCCGGATCTCGTCGTAAAGCGTTGAAATTTGGAGCGGCGGCCGCGGTAGGTGCACTGGTGGGGCCGTACGTCACCCGCAACGCGTCGGCGGCGGAGCCGATCAAGCTGGGAAGCCTCCTGGATGGAACCGGCGCGCTTGGCCTCGAGGGCCGGCGCATGATACAGGCGACGGAATTCGCCGTCGGGCAGATCAACGACAAGGGCGGCCTTCTCGGGCGGCCGGTCAAGCTGATTGCCTACGACACACAAAGCAGCATTCAGCTCTACACGCAATATGCGCAGCAACTGGTGCTGCAGGACAAGGTCGATGTGATCCAGGGCGGCATTACGTCGGCTTCGCGTGAAGCCATCCGGCCGATCTTCGATCGCAGCAAGACGCTCTATTTCTACAACACGCAATACGAAGGCGGTGTGTGCGACCGCAACGTGTTCTGTACCGGCACGACGCCCGCGCAGACGGTGGACCACATCGTCGAATACGCAATGAAGAACTGGGGCAAGAAGGTTTATATCATCGCGGCTGACTACAACTATGGTCACATCACCGCAAGCTGGATGACGAAGTTCGTGAAGGCGGCGGGCGGCACGGTGGTCAATACCGATTTCTTCCCGCTCGATGTCACCAACTTTTCCTCCACCATCAGCCGCATTCAGGAAGCGAAGCCGGACATGGTGCTCTCGGCGCTGGTCGGCGCGAACCATGTTGGTTTCTACCGGCAGTGGGCTGCAGCGGGAATGAAGTCGAAGATCCCGGTGGGTGCGACCGTGTTCGGTCTCGGCGATGAACTCACGACCATGGACGCCGCGACCACCGACGGCATCATCACGTGCTTCGGCTTCTACAACAACCTCAACACGCCAAACGCGAACGCCTTCGTCAAAGGCATGCAGGCGAAGTACGGGCCCAGCCTGACGGACCTCGGCGAGCTCGATACCGCCACCTACGAAGGCATCATGCTGTGGGCCGAGGCGGTGAAGAAAGCCGGGTCGGTAGAGCAGGCGAAGGTCGTGACGGCGCTCGAGACCGGCATCACGATCGAAGGACCATCGGGTACGGTCAAGATGGATCCGGCGACGCATCACACCATTCGGAACGCCTACCTTGCACGGCCGAAAGACAAGGTGTGGGACATCCTGCAGACATTCCCGAACCAGTTCCCGTCGGACACGGGCGGCGCGTGCGATCTCATCAAGTCACCCCGCACGAACAAGCAGTTCACGCCGGCCTGA
- a CDS encoding ATP-binding cassette domain-containing protein, which produces MNALPPLLQAKGVTMRFGGVTAVREVDFTLREVELRCLIGPNGAGKSTFFKMLTGQLKPTEGSIHFRSHDVTGSNPHQIARLGVGIKTQVPNVFNGLSVRENVFIGAGRRKSLAHARRIVDQTLTRLKLDGIADRIVGQLAHGQRQWVEIATVLAQEPELILLDEPAAGMNHEEVHRTAELIQEINKTQALVVVEHDMQFIRMIARTVTVFSQGAVLVEGSVDTVLSDQRVKDVYLGRRAA; this is translated from the coding sequence ATGAATGCTCTTCCTCCGCTTCTCCAGGCCAAGGGCGTCACCATGCGCTTTGGCGGTGTGACCGCTGTACGCGAAGTCGATTTCACGCTGCGCGAAGTCGAACTGCGCTGCCTGATCGGCCCGAACGGCGCGGGCAAAAGCACCTTCTTCAAGATGCTTACGGGACAGTTGAAACCAACCGAAGGCAGCATTCATTTCCGCAGCCACGATGTCACCGGCAGTAACCCGCATCAGATCGCTCGGCTGGGCGTGGGTATCAAGACGCAAGTGCCCAACGTGTTCAACGGACTCAGCGTGCGCGAGAACGTGTTCATTGGCGCGGGGCGGCGCAAGTCGCTGGCGCATGCGCGTCGTATCGTGGATCAAACGCTGACCCGGCTCAAACTCGATGGCATCGCGGACCGGATCGTCGGTCAGCTCGCGCACGGACAGCGGCAGTGGGTCGAGATCGCAACGGTACTTGCTCAGGAACCCGAATTGATTCTGCTCGATGAACCTGCCGCCGGCATGAACCACGAAGAAGTGCATCGCACCGCGGAGCTGATTCAGGAAATCAACAAGACGCAGGCCCTGGTCGTGGTGGAACACGACATGCAGTTCATTCGCATGATTGCACGCACCGTGACTGTCTTCTCGCAAGGTGCGGTGCTGGTGGAAGGATCGGTGGACACTGTCTTGTCCGACCAGCGTGTGAAGGATGTGTATCTCGGGAGGCGTGCAGCATGA
- a CDS encoding branched-chain amino acid ABC transporter permease — protein sequence MDLTGLLAFNVLTGVATLVLITIGLGVIYGMMRIINLAHGEFMMLGAYTAVTASTAGVNIWVSMLILPPIVVGLVGLILERTIIRFLYGRMMDTMLATWGISLGLIGLITSIFGNVVKSVQMPVGSFSIGQYRVSAYSLVIIGIGIVVLAALLMLLRRTRFGLILRATMQNPAMSASLGVRPSAVYMATFSLGAALAGLAGGVLSPISGVSPGMGGAYIAKAFITVLGGGPAIIAGTGLAAGLFGFINEIVSFMSTPVIGDIALLASAVLLIRILPQGITGRFLRRSS from the coding sequence ATGGACCTGACCGGGCTACTCGCCTTCAATGTGCTGACCGGCGTCGCCACGCTTGTGCTCATCACGATCGGCCTCGGCGTCATCTACGGCATGATGCGCATCATCAATCTCGCGCACGGCGAGTTCATGATGCTCGGCGCTTACACAGCCGTGACGGCCAGCACGGCAGGCGTCAACATCTGGGTATCGATGCTGATCCTGCCGCCTATCGTCGTCGGCCTGGTGGGTCTGATCCTCGAGCGCACCATCATCCGGTTTCTTTACGGCCGCATGATGGACACGATGCTCGCCACGTGGGGCATCAGCCTGGGTCTCATCGGGCTGATCACGTCCATCTTCGGTAACGTGGTGAAGTCGGTGCAGATGCCGGTGGGGAGTTTTTCGATCGGGCAATACCGCGTGAGTGCGTACAGCCTGGTGATCATCGGCATAGGCATTGTCGTGCTCGCTGCCTTGCTCATGCTCTTGCGCCGCACGCGCTTCGGCCTGATCCTGCGTGCCACCATGCAGAATCCGGCGATGTCGGCTTCGCTCGGGGTCAGGCCGTCGGCGGTCTACATGGCGACGTTCTCTCTTGGCGCCGCGCTCGCCGGTCTTGCGGGCGGCGTGCTGTCGCCGATTTCAGGTGTCTCGCCCGGCATGGGCGGCGCGTACATTGCAAAGGCGTTCATTACCGTGCTGGGTGGTGGCCCTGCGATCATCGCGGGAACGGGACTCGCGGCGGGGCTCTTTGGCTTCATCAACGAGATCGTCTCGTTCATGTCTACGCCTGTCATAGGCGATATCGCGCTGCTTGCTTCAGCGGTCTTGCTGATCCGCATCCTGCCGCAGGGCATCACCGGACGTTTCCTCAGGCGCAGCTCATGA
- a CDS encoding helix-turn-helix domain-containing protein yields the protein MKPAYERVHFGDDCSVRVYHRRLPRIPFEWHHHPEYELTLTLNSHGKRYIGDSIAAYADEDLVLVPPNLPHTWASNRSIDPASPQVAIVIWFGGDWARRLADVCPEYAPLRNLLRRSACGLAFSPEVGAAMHTHVDKLLSSTSRERLAAALNVLCTLAEAPGEPLASPTSFSDRTEGPSGHEPERINRVLSMIDLRFAEPLRLSELCEAANVSERSLARYFEQHIGESVGRYIARIRIGHACRMLAHTSAPVSVVAARSGFPNVANFNRQFKALKALTPAAYRKQFAAGDIAEGDSGPQITERSPSLQRNPRLPRSIA from the coding sequence ATGAAACCCGCTTACGAACGCGTTCATTTCGGAGACGACTGCTCCGTCAGGGTTTACCACCGGCGTCTGCCGCGCATTCCTTTCGAATGGCACCACCATCCTGAATACGAGCTGACACTGACGCTGAATAGTCACGGGAAGCGCTATATCGGCGATTCGATTGCGGCCTATGCCGATGAAGACCTGGTTCTCGTTCCGCCCAATCTTCCGCATACGTGGGCGTCGAATCGCTCGATCGATCCGGCGTCCCCGCAGGTTGCAATCGTGATCTGGTTTGGTGGCGACTGGGCGCGGCGACTTGCCGATGTCTGTCCGGAGTACGCGCCTTTGCGCAACCTGTTACGCAGGTCGGCATGCGGACTTGCGTTCAGTCCGGAGGTCGGCGCCGCAATGCACACGCACGTCGACAAGCTGCTATCCAGCACATCTCGAGAACGCCTCGCCGCAGCGTTGAATGTCTTGTGCACGCTTGCCGAAGCGCCCGGCGAACCGCTCGCTTCGCCCACTTCATTCAGCGACCGGACAGAAGGGCCATCGGGCCATGAACCCGAACGCATCAATCGCGTTCTGTCGATGATCGACTTGCGCTTCGCCGAGCCGCTGCGTCTATCGGAACTTTGCGAAGCGGCGAATGTGTCGGAACGTTCGCTGGCCCGCTACTTTGAGCAGCACATTGGAGAGAGCGTCGGGCGATATATCGCCCGGATCAGGATTGGACATGCCTGCCGGATGCTCGCGCATACCTCCGCACCCGTTTCCGTTGTTGCAGCCCGCTCCGGGTTTCCGAACGTCGCTAACTTCAACCGGCAGTTCAAGGCGCTGAAGGCACTCACGCCTGCTGCGTATCGCAAGCAATTTGCGGCTGGAGATATTGCTGAAGGAGACTCCGGCCCGCAGATCACCGAGCGCTCGCCTTCCCTGCAACGCAATCCGCGACTGCCTCGATCGATTGCCTGA
- a CDS encoding AraC family transcriptional regulator, with protein MLESRDLLRQNPSIMLDPFSDFLSLMNARSIISGGLVAGGAWAINFPRADTVKFWGVVRGSCWLLLEDDTAPARIESGDVFLLCAPRSHVLGSDLAAERVDLADVLEGRIGAVVHHGDGDDFFMIGGKVELSAASSQFLLEALPPLIHVRGTSRQAQPLGWLLEQLVRERRDALPGVHIASNQLAHLMFIQILRAHFEAGGFQPAGWLRALSDKRLVPVLQLMHGDPGRVWQLRELAQAASMSRATFAAYFKTVAGMSPLSYLTKWRMHLAQRALLESRMHVNVLARSLGYTSESAFSNAFRRIVGCSPKDFRQQAAKDVVIEDKVEV; from the coding sequence ATGCTTGAAAGTCGGGATTTATTGCGTCAGAATCCGAGCATCATGCTCGATCCCTTCTCAGACTTTCTCAGCCTCATGAACGCGCGGTCCATCATTTCGGGTGGACTTGTCGCGGGCGGCGCCTGGGCAATCAATTTCCCGCGTGCGGACACGGTCAAGTTCTGGGGCGTGGTGCGGGGAAGCTGCTGGCTGCTTTTGGAAGACGACACGGCGCCGGCTCGCATCGAAAGCGGAGACGTGTTTCTGCTTTGCGCGCCGCGATCACACGTCCTCGGCAGCGACCTCGCGGCGGAGCGCGTCGATCTCGCTGATGTTCTCGAAGGACGCATCGGCGCCGTGGTACATCATGGTGACGGCGATGACTTTTTCATGATCGGCGGCAAAGTCGAGTTGAGTGCTGCATCCAGCCAGTTTCTGCTGGAAGCGTTGCCGCCCTTGATCCATGTGCGCGGGACATCGAGGCAAGCGCAACCCCTTGGCTGGCTACTCGAACAACTTGTCCGGGAGCGCCGGGATGCGCTTCCTGGGGTGCATATCGCCTCGAATCAACTCGCGCATTTGATGTTCATTCAAATACTGCGGGCCCACTTCGAGGCAGGCGGGTTCCAACCTGCCGGATGGCTTCGCGCCCTGAGCGACAAGCGTCTCGTGCCGGTGCTCCAGCTTATGCATGGCGACCCCGGCCGCGTCTGGCAACTTCGGGAACTCGCACAAGCAGCGTCGATGTCACGGGCGACTTTTGCAGCGTACTTCAAGACAGTTGCCGGGATGTCGCCTCTCTCGTATCTGACGAAATGGCGCATGCACCTCGCGCAGCGGGCGCTTCTGGAGAGCCGGATGCACGTCAACGTGCTTGCGCGGTCATTGGGCTACACATCCGAGAGTGCGTTCAGCAATGCTTTCAGACGTATCGTGGGCTGCTCGCCAAAGGACTTTCGGCAACAGGCGGCGAAGGACGTTGTGATTGAAGACAAGGTCGAAGTGTGA
- a CDS encoding ABC transporter permease subunit, with amino-acid sequence MKSLRSRSFLGGTLAVVMICLVVMFALPRTISAFGVMQATLFAGMAIYGLSQGFVWGYAGILSFGQAAFLGIGAYTYAIAAINFGDTTLAAALSIIAPMLFAALLGYFMFYGRISDAYIGVITLTVSVILFELMNSTSGSQYHIGEAVLGGFNGIPAIPVFAPPGKPDEQLDQIGVWYVAMGALIVVYGLLKWILASRFGRVVVAIRENETRAMLIGYDPRMYKLMSFMVGAGIAGAAGCIFANWGGFISPTVFALTMSAQVIISVLIGGLGTLIGPILGAVAIQYLINIAGTQHVIDPSLGLGIVLVAFVLLVPQGVVPVARSLLLRLGSPTKGAAGAPPSSATAKPESH; translated from the coding sequence ATGAAATCGCTTCGGTCGAGATCTTTTCTGGGCGGCACGCTGGCGGTCGTGATGATCTGCCTCGTGGTCATGTTCGCATTGCCTCGCACCATCAGCGCGTTCGGCGTAATGCAGGCAACGCTGTTCGCGGGCATGGCCATCTACGGTTTGAGCCAGGGCTTCGTGTGGGGCTATGCGGGCATCCTGTCGTTCGGGCAAGCCGCGTTTCTCGGCATCGGCGCCTACACGTATGCCATTGCGGCGATCAATTTCGGCGATACCACGCTGGCCGCCGCATTGTCGATCATCGCCCCCATGTTGTTCGCCGCGTTGCTCGGCTACTTCATGTTCTACGGCCGTATATCCGATGCCTACATTGGCGTGATCACGCTGACCGTTTCGGTGATCCTGTTCGAACTGATGAACTCGACCTCGGGCAGCCAGTATCACATTGGTGAAGCGGTGCTCGGCGGCTTCAACGGCATCCCTGCCATCCCCGTGTTTGCGCCGCCGGGAAAACCGGACGAGCAGCTCGACCAGATCGGTGTCTGGTATGTCGCAATGGGCGCGCTGATCGTGGTGTACGGGTTGCTCAAGTGGATTCTCGCGTCGCGTTTCGGACGGGTCGTGGTCGCGATCCGCGAGAACGAAACCCGCGCCATGCTGATCGGCTACGACCCGCGCATGTACAAGCTGATGTCGTTCATGGTCGGCGCGGGCATTGCGGGCGCGGCGGGCTGCATCTTCGCGAACTGGGGTGGCTTCATCAGCCCGACGGTGTTCGCGCTCACCATGTCGGCGCAGGTCATCATTTCCGTGCTGATCGGCGGGCTGGGCACGCTGATCGGACCGATACTCGGCGCGGTTGCCATCCAGTATCTGATCAATATTGCTGGAACACAGCATGTGATCGACCCGAGTCTGGGGCTTGGCATCGTGCTCGTCGCGTTTGTGCTGCTCGTGCCGCAGGGCGTCGTGCCTGTCGCGCGCTCCTTGTTGTTGCGACTGGGCTCGCCGACAAAAGGCGCTGCCGGCGCGCCGCCTTCGTCCGCCACCGCCAAGCCGGAGTCGCACTGA
- a CDS encoding ATP-grasp fold amidoligase family protein, with protein MPLIRRIKDFAKSTLPDSIFLSLLHRKYVGRFPNLRRPTTFNEKILRRSMDPDPRYVPLTDKLAVRSYVSEKLAQKYLVPLIAAPVAFTRAAFDALPASFVMKANHGSSFVEVVRDKSQTSFERLQHLTEQWLQTDFYKVSRERHYSKIRPRIFFEQLLLDERGKLPPDYKVHCFRRGNAQPVMYISVISDRFGDTTRGDIFDVRWNRLDFVIGYYSRSEEPPGAPPNLAAILDTAKTLSEGFDYVRVDLYAPGDNIYFGELTFTPGAGVLPFVPDRIDYEWGRLLRE; from the coding sequence ATGCCACTAATCAGACGAATCAAGGACTTTGCCAAGTCGACGTTGCCCGACTCGATCTTTCTCAGCCTTCTGCACAGGAAGTATGTTGGCCGGTTTCCTAACCTCAGGCGGCCAACGACTTTCAACGAAAAGATCCTGCGGAGAAGCATGGATCCCGACCCCCGTTACGTCCCACTCACTGACAAACTGGCTGTTCGAAGTTATGTCAGTGAGAAACTGGCGCAAAAATATCTGGTCCCGCTGATTGCCGCGCCGGTCGCGTTCACACGCGCAGCGTTCGACGCGTTGCCGGCTTCCTTCGTCATGAAGGCAAATCACGGCAGCAGCTTTGTGGAAGTGGTCAGGGACAAATCGCAAACCTCGTTCGAGAGACTGCAGCACCTGACCGAGCAGTGGCTGCAGACCGATTTTTATAAAGTTTCGAGGGAAAGGCATTACAGCAAAATCAGGCCGCGGATCTTCTTCGAGCAACTGCTTCTCGATGAACGCGGCAAGTTGCCGCCCGACTACAAAGTGCACTGCTTCCGAAGGGGCAACGCGCAGCCGGTCATGTACATCTCGGTCATCTCAGACCGATTCGGCGACACCACTCGCGGCGATATCTTCGACGTGCGCTGGAATCGTCTTGATTTCGTTATCGGTTATTACTCTCGCAGCGAAGAACCACCCGGTGCGCCACCGAATCTGGCAGCGATACTGGACACGGCAAAAACGTTGTCTGAAGGCTTCGATTACGTTCGCGTGGACCTGTATGCGCCTGGCGACAACATCTATTTTGGCGAGCTTACTTTCACGCCCGGTGCCGGCGTCCTGCCTTTCGTTCCCGACCGGATCGATTACGAATGGGGACGGCTCTTACGGGAATGA
- a CDS encoding ABC transporter ATP-binding protein encodes MSGENAGTVLFEATQLCSGYGRIPILNQVNFSVKAGERVGILGHNGMGKTTLLRTLTGHLPTTSGTVRFNGVDITHYSATARAKAGIGYVPQGREIFPTLSVMENLRVGCLLSKRGETETIAEILELFPRLKAYLDRPGGALSGGEQQLLALARCLCGGPKIVLLDEPTEGIQPSIIDEIIDTLKGVAEQRSLTILLVEQNLNFIASLSQRILILQKGTVTREIPPEIVTDPAMLDEFAGIA; translated from the coding sequence ATGAGCGGCGAAAACGCGGGCACGGTGCTCTTCGAGGCGACGCAGTTATGCTCCGGCTACGGCCGCATCCCGATTCTCAATCAAGTGAATTTCTCCGTGAAGGCAGGCGAGCGCGTGGGGATTCTCGGCCATAACGGCATGGGCAAGACCACGCTGCTGCGCACGCTGACCGGGCATTTGCCGACGACCTCCGGGACCGTGCGCTTCAATGGCGTGGACATCACGCATTACAGCGCCACGGCTCGCGCCAAGGCGGGAATCGGCTATGTGCCGCAGGGCCGCGAGATTTTCCCGACATTGAGCGTGATGGAAAACCTGCGTGTGGGATGCCTGCTGTCAAAGCGCGGCGAGACAGAGACGATCGCGGAAATCCTCGAACTGTTTCCACGTCTGAAAGCGTATCTCGACCGCCCGGGCGGCGCGCTATCGGGCGGGGAGCAGCAATTGCTGGCGCTCGCGCGATGCCTGTGCGGCGGACCAAAAATCGTATTGCTCGATGAACCCACGGAAGGGATCCAGCCGTCGATCATCGACGAAATCATCGACACATTGAAGGGTGTTGCCGAGCAGCGCAGCCTCACCATCTTGCTGGTCGAGCAGAACCTCAACTTCATTGCGTCACTGTCGCAGCGCATCCTGATCCTGCAAAAGGGCACGGTCACGCGCGAGATTCCGCCCGAGATCGTCACGGACCCGGCAATGCTCGACGAGTTCGCCGGTATTGCCTGA
- a CDS encoding SDR family oxidoreductase produces the protein MKRTWFITGVNSGFGRHMAEQLLARGDRVAGTVRNLNSMADLKARHGDALWLAMLDLTDAVAIRRVVDQAFNDLGRIDVVVSNAGYGLFGAAEEMTDEQIGHQIDTNLIGSIQTVRAALPHLRSQGGGRIIQLSTMGGQAVFPGGSLYHASKWGIEGFIDSVGQEVAVFNIGCTLVEPGGARTNFRYQSARLSPKLDAYDVSPARMAHRTVEEGTSIPVGDPAKMAAIMIASADQNPAPRRIALGSDAYGVMHKQLSDRLASLEAQKELAFSTDFPSGN, from the coding sequence ATGAAGCGCACCTGGTTTATCACTGGCGTCAACAGCGGCTTCGGCCGTCACATGGCAGAGCAACTTCTTGCGCGGGGCGACCGCGTCGCCGGTACCGTACGTAATCTTAATTCGATGGCCGATCTCAAGGCTCGCCACGGCGACGCGCTCTGGCTCGCAATGCTCGATTTGACGGACGCCGTCGCGATTCGCCGCGTCGTCGATCAGGCGTTCAACGATCTCGGCCGTATCGACGTCGTCGTAAGCAATGCGGGCTACGGACTATTCGGCGCGGCCGAGGAAATGACCGACGAGCAGATCGGACACCAGATCGACACGAATCTCATCGGCTCCATTCAGACAGTTCGCGCAGCGCTTCCCCATCTGCGAAGCCAGGGCGGTGGCCGGATCATCCAGTTGTCCACGATGGGCGGACAAGCGGTATTCCCGGGCGGATCGCTGTACCACGCAAGCAAGTGGGGAATCGAGGGTTTCATCGATTCAGTCGGACAGGAGGTCGCCGTGTTCAACATAGGCTGCACGTTGGTCGAACCCGGCGGTGCACGAACGAACTTCCGCTACCAAAGCGCCCGGCTTTCGCCGAAGCTCGATGCCTATGATGTGTCGCCGGCGCGCATGGCGCATCGAACGGTGGAGGAAGGAACCAGCATTCCGGTTGGTGATCCGGCGAAGATGGCCGCAATCATGATTGCCAGCGCCGACCAGAATCCCGCGCCCAGACGTATAGCGCTCGGCAGCGATGCTTATGGCGTCATGCACAAGCAATTGAGCGATCGTCTCGCGTCGCTGGAAGCACAAAAAGAACTCGCGTTTTCGACAGACTTTCCTTCGGGTAACTAA